Within the Halichoerus grypus chromosome 2, mHalGry1.hap1.1, whole genome shotgun sequence genome, the region tcattctttctctctcaaataaataaataaaatcttaaaaaaaaaaagtaaaaaacaaaaggctttatcgaggtataatttacataccataataTCCACTCATTTTGAGTGTACAAGTCAAGATATTTAGCACATTTACAGAATTGTGTAACCATCCAATTTAACAcacttccatcaccccaaaaagatcCTTTGTGCCCATTTGCACTcactccctttcccacccctggccccaggaACCActatctactttctgtctctgtatatttgccttttctggacatctCATAGAAAAGGAATTTCACAACTTGtggtctttgtgtctggcttctttcacttagcatagtattttTGAGGTTCACCTATGTTGTAGTATGTGTCATTCTTTTATATTGCTGGATAGTATTCCCTTGTACCAATGCAgccatttgtttatccattcaccaatgtgggcatttgggttgtttccagcactttgggggtggggaggctacTTCTGCTTTTCATCCCACATaactctcctttttatttctgtactgTATTGCTCAGTCGACCTCCCCCACATAATTTCTCCCCATGATCCCGTCTATCCAAACAGGAAAGGGGTTCAAATACTAGGTaactccccaaaataaataaaaacagggaaaCCTGACAAATGTCCATTATGCATACAACTTAATCCTGTATTAAAGTAAATATGTTATCAACAAAGATCAACTTACAAATAAGAAACATGCATATAGTGGGTTTTTTCCTTTAGGTTTGCTAAATTACATTTAGCCTTTAAATGGAAATGatattaaaatgcagaaaaagtggACACAAGCTACAGATCACACCTGGCAGTACCTAGGGGCACAAGTGCTGATagatcaaaagaaaaacagagaccGGGACTTGGTACTGGGGCTTGCCAAAGGAGAGAATTTCTATTTGCTACAAGCACGTAGTCTCATTTTGATTTCTATGGTTAACGATGATTCAGGAAGAACACTCAAAAACTCATTTCTAGTTCTCAGAGGgttcagaaaataataatatgtatgtGCATCTATACAAATATGGGcacatatatatgagagagagagagcaaatgtaCTTAAATGTTAATAACCGGTGAATCTGGATGAAGTGTATATGAATTGCATAAggtcttgcatttttttctctaagtctgcaattttttcaaaatataaagttaaagTGCATTACCTCCAAAAACTGTGGAAAACTCAGCCTTCCCATCCTTCAGGCCAAACATTTGGTCTCTAGCTGGAGCACCGGGGGATCCTTCCCCGAGTCCATTTTAATAGTCTGGGGAAGAACCACATGACTGACGGGCCTTTGTTTCCCTAGTTGTCTTTTAAAGATCAGACTTTTGTGACGTTAAAGCCTTCTGGAACTCATTTAGCGGTCTGTCACATGTCTTCGGGAGCCTGGAGCGTCCTAAACTTTAAGCCATGATGTCAAGGAGTCTCTGTCTCTGGTCCTGAACGGATGTCCTCCACATACACCAGGTAGTCTCTAATTCACACCATGTCCACCTGCTCCAAGTAGTGCTCAAGAAGTTTCTCTACACGCCCCCGCCCCTGTTTTCCTCCTTAGAAGATGGCGCGGCCTCTTTACCCCCACAAGGGGTGCTTTTGGGGTGTGCGCATATTATTTCCCCGGCCATAGCGCAAACTAAGGGTTATGGCAGTTGCTGGGACAAGGCACTGAGCCCATTTCTGTTTCTGAAGTACCCTGACTttccagagggagaggggaggcagacagACACAAAGAAACCCAGCGCCACAGACAGCCTTCCCAAAAATCAGGAGCTGTTTATTCCATCCGTTCTTATCGGGTGCGGTCGGGGCTTTGAGGAATTCTGAAGTGTCATCCCCTTACTTTCCAGAGACAAACTGGTGAAAGCAGAGCTAGTACCAGAACCCAAAGGTCGGACTCCCAGCCCAGCACATTCTCAGTGCCCGATactaagcatttctttctttcttttttttttttaagattttatttatttatttgagagagaatgaaagagagcacatgagaggggttagggtcagagggagaagcagactccctgccgagcagggagcccaactcgggactcaatcccgggactccaggatcatgacctgagccgaaggcagtcgcttaaccaactgagccacccaggtgcccccgataCTAAGCATTTCTGCTTCAGCTACACTCCAAGCAGGGCGCATCTTCAGGGCAATCCCACAAACCCCTTTCCCTGAACAATTCTGGCTCCTCTGATTCCTCCAGAGCATCTTTCCACTGCCTACCACAAAGTGGCAAGACTAGCaccaggatgatttttttttccaagaactTCCTCGTTTTCCAACGTTAACATGTAACTTTCTTTGAAACGCCTTAAATGCCTTCCACAtagaaattgtttttcttctattcctcTTGTTTCGGTAAATCCTCTAGGAGTTCTCTCTGCAAAGCAGCCTAACTCATCACTTGTTTTgccttcatcatcatcaccacctgTTGAAATCATATTCCACATCGTCTAAGTCAGAGTCTAAAATCACTTCTAAAAAACTCACAATAGTTGGATAAACTACAGACTAAACCCATCTGTGATTAGATTTTTACATAGGCCTTCTTTGCAGTTTTCGTTTTCTTTATCCAGCTCTGTGCGCTTGACCACAAGTGGCTGCTGGTGGGTAGGCTGGATCAAGGCAGGAGCTCCTCTGTGTAGGCGGAAAAGCAGCGTTCGTTCTTGCTTTAAAACAGGGCagtgcccacccccccacacacacctccgCCCAACCCGCAACGTCCACATCCGCCGggaacttgttggaaatgcacATTCTTGGGCCTTACTCCTGACCCACTGGATCAGGTATGCAGGTGATTCTGGGGCAGGCTGGAGTGCACGAGTCACTTCTCGGCAGCAGTGTTTGCTGATTTACAGACTGCAGTCAAGATTTTAGAAACAGCTGGTTGAAAATAATTGCCTCACTGGCTCGTGACCCCCCAGGAATACATCCCACTTACAAGTGTGTTGTCCTCATTTATCATTTATGAGTCTATGGGGTTTTAGCGCCACAGGGCTGGCGATGTGACACAAGGCTCGCTAATGAGCAGCACCCAAGCGTCCCCGCTGCCGCCGTTCAGTGCAGCGGTGGGGTCTCGCATGCGACAGAGCAGAGGTGAGCAACCGACCTTCTTCCACATTCGGCTCTCAGgaaacaagcaaggggagggccCAGAGGTGTCATTGGACACTGATGACAGCATATTTATTTCCTACACCGAAGAGCCGaggcagaaagacaaaaagaagcgGACTTCTGTAAGGACGAGCTGCGTGGGAAAGGTGATGCTGGCAACCGCCTTCGCAGGCTCCAACTCCAGCACCATGAACACGTCTGCTCATCTCCACTTTGCCGGAGGGTACCTGCCCTCTGACTCTAAGGACTGGAGGACCATCGTCCCGGCTCTCTTGGTGGCCGTCTGCCTGGTGGGCTTCATGGGGAACGTTTGCGTGATGGGCGTCCTCCTTCACAGCGCCTGGAAAGGAAAGCCATCCATGATCCACTCCCTGATTCTGAATCTCAGCCTGGCCgatctctctctcctgctcttttcTGCACCTGTCCGAGCTACAGCATACTTCAAAAGTGTTTGGGACCTCGGCTGGTTTGTCTGCAAGTCCTCTGACTGGTTCATCCACACGTGCATGGCAGCCAAGAGCCTGACGATCGTTGCAGTGGCCAAAGTATGCTTCATGTATGCAAGTGACCCAGCCAAGCAAGTAAGTATCCACAACTGCACCATCTGGTCAGTGCTGGTGGCCATCTGGGCTGTGGCTAGCCTGCTACCCCTGCCCGAATGGTTCTTTAGCACCACCAGGCTTCACGCGGGTGTGGAAATGTGCCTCATGGATGTACCCCCTGTGGCCGAAGAGTTCATGGCCATGTTTGGTAAGCTCTACCCTCTCCTGGCATTTTGCCTTCCATCACTCCTTGCCAGTTTTTATTTCTGGAGAGCTTATGGCCAATGTAAAAAACGAGGAACTAAGACTCAAAATCTTAGAAACCAGATGCGCTCCAAGCAACTCACGGTGATGTTGCTGAGCATTGCTGTCACCTCGGCTGTCCTCTGGCTCCCTGAATGGGTAGCCTGGCTGTGGATATGGCACGTGAAGGCCGGAGGCCCGGCCCCACCACAAGGTTTTATAGCCCTGTCTCAAGTCCTCATGTTTTCCATCTCTTCGGCAAATCCTCTCATTTTTCTAGTGATGTCAGAGGAGTTCAAGGAAGACTTGAAAGGCTTATGGAAATGGATAACCAAAAAGCAACCGACTGCCTCAGACTCTCAGAAAACACCAGCTGGTGACTCAGAGGTCCCTCCCGACAATGACCCATCTCCCGAGTCCCCAACATCCaccccagagaaagagaaaaccggCTCTCCCTCCTCTGGCATAGAGAGAAGTGAGAAGGCACAGATCCCCATCCTCCCTGATGTAGAGCAGTTTTGGCATGAGAGGGACACAGTCCCTTGTGTACAAGACAATGACCCTATCCCCTGGGAACATGAAGATCAGGAGATGGGAGATTGTGACAAATAGATTCAGTTTCAAAGCAAACAAATTGTGATTATTGTATTGACTTGTCCCACTGCTTGTCAACACTACAGCCTTTACCATATACAACACAATACAATTACTAACGCTAGGAATTACAAAAATGCTTCCCAGTATGCATTTTCAAAATGTGCAATTTGGTAAGTAGAACACCATGGTAGGGATAATGATTGTGTTTCAGAATTATATCCTGGCTATCCAAAGAGTTAACCTAAGTGTTGTGTGAAGATGCTTCCGGCACACGCACTAGAAATTCCAGGTATTTTGTCCCTTGTTCACAGTCGGTTTTACTCGGTACTCCTTAGGACCACCCTGTCTGTACCTGGTGGAGCAGAGCCCATCTTTGCCAAAAGCTTAACtcctttccttttactttcttcctGAACCTGCTAGCCTTAACGTTCCTTATCAAACTTTCATATAACCAAAACTCAAAAACTACTTCCActtaagagattttaaaaacattaatgtaTGTTAAGGAGTTATCTTCGTTTGCTTAATCCATGTAGAATTTCCATGACTGAAGGTTACAAAATAAGGACCACCACCTTAATGTGGACTGATTTCAAACCATGGCTTATTTTTGGCTAAGTTTAAGTAAATCCACACTTCGCCTTATCCTAAATAACCTGCTTCACTCGTCTTTGTAAAGCCAACTGTCTTCAGTTTCTGAGAATTTTAGCAGCTTAGCATGACATTCTAAATTCTGATATGGAGAGACAACTTTTAAAACTGCCCTTCTCTTTCCAATTACCTGTTCCTCCCAGTATCTTTCAGTCAAGATAAATAGAAGCTAAAGTTAATGATAAAGGTAGTAACTGCTGAAGGCAACCCTCAAGTATGAAGGAATAGGGATGGTCGTCTTTCTTGTTAAATGGTACTAAATGTCTCCTAAACACTCAACTTGAACCCTGCCCAAATACCTAAGGGTCTTTGTTATAAAGATGATCAAGAGTAACAAGAAAagtgtatatattaaaaaaaaaaaaattagtaggaaaagaaaaactccaTGGATGCAAGACAGAATTTGgctaagaacagaaaagaaacagcacAAGGGCGATGCAGAAAGAAAAGCAGTGCTATTGAATTTTGTGTTCCCAAACATATTACCAGTATAATTTGAGTAAAAGGCTGTAACTATTCATTTTACAGCAAGGTAAATCATACCCAATAAACATAATGATTTTGATACCTTTCCCTGTCGGACATAAGGACACTTATCCACGATTCTTGATTACTTTGTAATGGAACTCTGGGGTATTTGCACTGAGGGGTTCCCTCAGAAAAAAACTGCCTTTAGGCCAAGCCATGgagaacttaaaatataaaaatatgccgTGGATGGaacttttatctttaaaaaaatgttcagtctgtgggttttttgttttttgtctttacaAATGGTTGTGGTTTGCTTTTTCAACACAGAAGATAGggctgttttcattttacttagttcattacaaattttattttaaggctcACAAGATCACAAAGTACAATTTAACCCAAATATCCAAATACTGTTTTGTGAGACAATAGTTATACAAAGGGAGTACCTTTAAAATTGTCTGTGATGAACTATTTGATTTAAAGACTGTTCATTATATATAGTAAATGTTGGATGTAAGCTTCCAGTGTTTGACATTTTAActtgtaaacaaataaaaacaattgctTTATTTCAGATAGTTTTGGAGACTTAAAAAGCTGTCTTTGTCTTGAATGCTCCTTTCAAAATCATTATTTGGCACAATGGGGCTTTATGGGGAGGTCAGACCTTAACACTGATATAGGTCTCAGGGTAAACTGAATCAAGTATTTTTAAGGAGTTTGCTGATAAGCGCCAAGTCAAGATGGACATTTTGAGACACAGTGTAATTACAATGACCTTTTCATTAAGAACCTAATACACAGTCCTGACttgatcttttaaagaaatctgcATAGTAAAGTTTGATTTGCACCTTAAATGAACAATCAAGCCCAAATACAACAGAAGTAGGAAATTAGAATAGGTATCaccaaaccatttttttttcacactttgcaactgtgaaaaacagaaagtagTGAGTGGGCAAACAATACTATGtggaattcagaaaaatataacaTTCTAGAAAGTTCACTTTTGTAGGTTATATTCCTATAATAGTTGTGTTCCTTTTGGCAAACATTGCAGTTTCATTCCTCACAGAACTTAAAAGCCACTCAGTGGAATTATAAAAATGACCtttgaaaaaagggagaaaaatatcttGTTAATTTTCAGTTGTAGAGGTTAAGACCTTCGTCAGGTAATTTCAGTTTCCTATACATAATTTCTGTGGCACTTAATATGCTTAAGCTAAGTACTAAGTAACGTAAGTGTGAACGAGTCTGTGTATGCATGTgacgtgtgtctgtgtgcacatgACATACAAATACAGATCTATTGGTTCTTcctcattttatgttttgttgCAATCACAGCTGGTGTGACATAACAGGGAAAACAAATTATCCAATTTAACGTATTTTCCTTAAGCATTTATGTGGTACTCTGAAATGAGAAATCTatgaaggaaggagacagaggagtCTTTAAACTGGGGAGGTTCAGCTAGAAAGAGCAAGTGGGGGTCAAAGGTGGGTGTCATGGTATGATGTGTAGGACCCACTGAAAGGATGCCAAGAAGGCAGTAATCAGCCACATGTaacataaaaagacaaaaacgAGAACAACAAATCCGCATCTTCTTGCTACGAAGCAATAAGATATTGCTAAGAGACTGAGCACCAAAGTGGTTCTTTACATTCCTTCCCTTTTATACAGCAAATAATTTATTGTATTCAAGCCTTTAAAAACTACGTGATACTTAAGATGTAAAGTCAACTTTCTTTGTGCCAAATTACATTTGCTACTGCTTTTAAGAACAGgtttaaaagaagtttttttaaaaaattctttaacaaTAATCATATACAATCCACATATATAAAAAGGGTTGGTTTATTGTAGTTCAAATACATAAACTGAACATTCAAACatcttaaaattaaactttagaaACAAAAGTTTAACATTCAAACAGGAGTATAGTTTACAGGGAACACCCAAGAAAGGTAATTTGTTGTCTAATCCAGAATATTGATAAAGATCACTTAatggtaaataaaatgtgtttaacCAGCAGTCCTATTCTGGCCAATATGTTAGTTATGACCATGGTTCCATACCTGAGAAGAAATTACTAAATAAATCTTCTCTTAGGCTAAACAACAAGACTTGGCCTCTAATTCTGAGGGGATAATCAAAGCACGtaagtgaacaaacaaaactaaaatgttctTTAGAGACAAAGGTAAAAGTATGTCCATTATAATAATCTTAGCCTCTGGAAGATAAGAATTcaattttcagtgttttctcttttacccgctttaaaaaacaaaatcaaaacagaacaaCCCCCAACTTAGGTTTTCTTGGAGTATGTGGTATTTGCATCTTGCAAGTTCAAACCACAAATGCTCTTACGTCTTGCATGTTTAACACTGCTAGAAAGAACGTCACCAAAAGTCACTGACTTCCACACCTCATAAAAGGATGATTTTTAGCTTCGAGATTTTAGATTTACTAGAGACAGCCTATATTTGAGTATGTATGTCAGTCATGCCACACAAAGAAAAGcataaattatttccaaagtgTTCTCTGTTCAGAAACGGTTCACGAATGCTTCTCCTTCTGTTCGTCAGATGGTTCTGCAATAGTTTGACTAATGCACATACATGTAAAAACCTGAAAATTGGCTCATGCAAGCGTTTTGAATGAAGATCCCCCTGTGGAAGAGTACTGAGAATTATTTTGTTGATCGTCTCGTGGGCTCTGATGCTGTGGGAGGCGGGGGTGGACCCCGGCGGTCCAGGTCGTCCACATATGCCACAATCAGTTTACGCCTCTCCTCGGGCACACAGTCTAGTACTAGATACCGTTTGTCGTTCTGCAAGATTTTTTCTACATCTTTCAGGTGCTGATCAGATTCCTGGATTAGCTTTTTGGAtctgaaataagaaaagaagtcCAAGAATTACTGACTGCTGTTCCTAGGTCTTTCAGAAATGAGCTGGAAATGTCCATCTAGTTCCTAATcgtgtttccattttatttatttatttttttaagaaaaatttcactGCAGTGGTCACCTTTGTAAGTCGCCTCAGCAAAGACTCCAAGGAGTGAAAGGGCCTCAGAAGCTGAATTACCCTCCCACCCCTACTGGTGGTCCCTCCAGATCAGGGCTGAGGGTGGGTGGGTAAATCTTGCCCGTGCTGTACCTGTTCTGTGGATGAACAGAGGACTTCAGTCTGCGGGGCTGCCAATCCCAGCATCTCTCACAAGCTT harbors:
- the GPR151 gene encoding G-protein coupled receptor 151; the protein is MLATAFAGSNSSTMNTSAHLHFAGGYLPSDSKDWRTIVPALLVAVCLVGFMGNVCVMGVLLHSAWKGKPSMIHSLILNLSLADLSLLLFSAPVRATAYFKSVWDLGWFVCKSSDWFIHTCMAAKSLTIVAVAKVCFMYASDPAKQVSIHNCTIWSVLVAIWAVASLLPLPEWFFSTTRLHAGVEMCLMDVPPVAEEFMAMFGKLYPLLAFCLPSLLASFYFWRAYGQCKKRGTKTQNLRNQMRSKQLTVMLLSIAVTSAVLWLPEWVAWLWIWHVKAGGPAPPQGFIALSQVLMFSISSANPLIFLVMSEEFKEDLKGLWKWITKKQPTASDSQKTPAGDSEVPPDNDPSPESPTSTPEKEKTGSPSSGIERSEKAQIPILPDVEQFWHERDTVPCVQDNDPIPWEHEDQEMGDCDK